A region from the Alphaproteobacteria bacterium genome encodes:
- a CDS encoding protoheme IX farnesyltransferase: MKQSAIDYPRASMDIYPSRVRDYMALLKPRVMSLVIFTGLCGMLVAPGQVHPFIALIAILCIAMGSGAAGAINMWYDRDIDAIMQRTSQRPIPKQLIAPAEALHFGVFLSAASVFLMLVVVNYVAAALLAAAILYYVVIYTMWLKRKTPQNIVIGGAAGAFPPMIGWAAITGSISVDSVILFLIIFMWTPPHFWALSLFRAGDYTKANIPMLPVVRGRRVTQNHIMIYTLLLIPITLVPSWLGHSGMLYLIMATVLGLRFIQLSYKVYRHDREVDAKKLFGFSIMYLFLLFLALVLDHVIDAPLMNWIGDIHA; this comes from the coding sequence ATGAAACAGTCAGCAATCGATTATCCGCGAGCGTCTATGGACATCTACCCATCACGGGTGCGTGATTATATGGCTTTGCTTAAGCCAAGGGTGATGTCACTGGTGATATTCACCGGTTTATGTGGAATGTTGGTGGCTCCTGGGCAGGTTCACCCGTTTATCGCCCTGATTGCCATCTTGTGTATTGCCATGGGATCGGGGGCAGCTGGTGCCATCAATATGTGGTATGATCGCGATATTGATGCGATTATGCAGCGAACATCACAACGGCCCATTCCAAAGCAATTAATTGCCCCTGCGGAAGCGCTGCATTTTGGTGTGTTTTTATCTGCAGCAAGCGTTTTTCTTATGCTGGTTGTGGTAAATTATGTGGCTGCTGCACTTTTGGCTGCCGCTATTCTCTATTATGTCGTGATTTACACCATGTGGTTAAAACGCAAGACTCCACAAAACATTGTGATTGGTGGTGCAGCTGGAGCTTTCCCACCAATGATAGGTTGGGCTGCCATTACAGGAAGTATTTCAGTTGATAGCGTTATTTTGTTTTTGATTATTTTTATGTGGACGCCACCTCATTTTTGGGCGCTTTCCTTGTTTCGGGCCGGTGATTATACCAAGGCTAATATACCGATGCTACCTGTTGTCAGGGGCCGCAGAGTAACGCAGAACCATATCATGATCTACACATTGCTGTTGATTCCAATCACATTGGTCCCGTCATGGTTAGGTCATTCCGGTATGTTGTACCTCATCATGGCAACCGTTTTGGGTTTGCGCTTTATTCAACTCAGCTATAAGGTCTATAGACATGATCGCGAAGTGGATGCCAAAAAATTATTTGGTTTTTCGATCATGTATCTCTTCCTGTTGTTCCTTGCTTTAGTGCTAGATCATGTTATTGACGCTCCGTTAATGAATTGGATAGGAGATATCCATGCCTGA
- a CDS encoding cytochrome c oxidase assembly protein: MSKNGRVVLAIGCVVIGMFSFAYAAFPLYRLFCEKTGYGGATKQAKIASLEVGQREMTVRFDSEIEPGLQWEFAPKQPEIKLHPGEPITVYFTARNIGNKASTGMATFNVTPLKAAKYFNKVQCFCFNQQTLAPHQYVEMPVTFYIDSAIEKDKDNDDVETFTLSYTFYTASGK, encoded by the coding sequence ATGTCAAAGAATGGAAGGGTCGTTCTTGCCATTGGTTGTGTTGTCATAGGGATGTTTTCATTTGCCTATGCTGCCTTTCCTTTGTATCGTTTGTTTTGTGAAAAAACAGGCTATGGTGGGGCGACCAAGCAAGCAAAAATTGCCTCTTTAGAAGTAGGACAACGGGAGATGACGGTTCGTTTTGATAGCGAAATAGAGCCAGGACTACAGTGGGAATTTGCTCCGAAACAACCAGAAATAAAATTACATCCAGGCGAGCCGATAACCGTCTATTTTACCGCACGTAATATTGGCAACAAAGCCTCAACCGGGATGGCAACCTTTAATGTAACGCCTCTTAAGGCGGCCAAATATTTTAATAAAGTCCAGTGTTTCTGTTTTAATCAACAGACTCTAGCTCCCCATCAATATGTAGAAATGCCCGTGACATTTTACATAGATTCTGCTATTGAAAAGGACAAGGATAACGATGACGTTGAAACCTTCACGTTGTCGTATACTTTTTATACCGCTTCCGGTAAATAA
- a CDS encoding cytochrome c oxidase subunit 3, whose amino-acid sequence MSASEKKHPFHLVDPSAWPLLGAFAAMTMMVGGVLFMHNNPLGKIIGPLGLVGVLAVMFVWWRDVVKEAHVDKAHNQTVRHGLRLGMALFILSEVMFFAVFFWGFFKAALFPQILLNGATHIFENDSIVRGTWPPEGIKPLDPWHIPFINTLILLLSGTTVTWAHYALYEGKRRDMVTGLLLTVLLGMTFTGLQAYEYMSADFKFTGGIYPSVFYMATGFHGAHVLIGSIFLTICLFRASKGHFNQNHHLGLEFAAWYWHFVDVVWLFLFSCVYIWGA is encoded by the coding sequence ATGAGTGCATCTGAGAAAAAGCATCCTTTCCATTTGGTTGATCCAAGTGCATGGCCTCTTTTGGGAGCGTTTGCGGCCATGACGATGATGGTTGGCGGTGTCTTGTTTATGCACAATAATCCGCTTGGAAAAATCATAGGCCCTTTAGGGCTTGTGGGGGTGTTGGCCGTCATGTTTGTTTGGTGGCGCGATGTTGTGAAAGAAGCGCACGTAGACAAAGCACACAATCAGACTGTACGTCACGGACTTCGCCTTGGTATGGCTCTTTTCATTTTGTCAGAGGTGATGTTTTTTGCCGTGTTCTTTTGGGGCTTTTTTAAAGCCGCGCTTTTTCCGCAGATATTATTGAATGGCGCTACCCATATTTTTGAGAATGATAGCATCGTTAGGGGAACCTGGCCACCAGAAGGCATTAAGCCTCTTGATCCTTGGCATATTCCTTTTATCAATACATTGATACTCTTGCTTTCTGGAACCACCGTGACCTGGGCACACTATGCTCTTTATGAAGGTAAGAGACGTGATATGGTAACAGGATTGCTGTTGACGGTTCTTTTGGGAATGACGTTTACTGGTTTGCAAGCCTATGAATACATGAGTGCTGACTTTAAGTTTACGGGTGGTATCTACCCATCAGTGTTTTATATGGCTACTGGCTTCCATGGTGCGCACGTACTGATTGGTTCGATTTTTCTGACCATTTGTCTGTTTCGTGCTTCTAAGGGCCATTTCAATCAAAATCACCATCTGGGGCTTGAATTTGCTGCATGGTATTGGCACTTCGTTGATGTTGTCTGGTTGTTTTTGTTTAGCTGTGTCTATATTTGGGGAGCCTAA
- a CDS encoding DUF983 domain-containing protein, with protein sequence MCGLTFNGEDSADGPAYVAIFLVGFMVTTLALFVEYFYSPPFWVHAILWIPFVFIASMLLLRLAKGLFIGMEYRWKIGTYEQQQPREKEHDNK encoded by the coding sequence ATGTGTGGTTTGACATTTAATGGTGAAGATTCAGCTGATGGGCCTGCTTACGTAGCTATTTTTCTTGTCGGCTTTATGGTGACTACGCTTGCTTTGTTTGTGGAGTATTTTTATAGTCCACCGTTTTGGGTGCATGCTATTTTGTGGATTCCATTTGTCTTCATTGCATCTATGCTACTTCTTAGATTAGCCAAAGGATTGTTCATAGGAATGGAATATCGATGGAAAATCGGAACCTATGAGCAACAACAACCAAGAGAGAAAGAGCATGACAATAAATAG
- a CDS encoding SURF1 family protein, whose translation MVKNKQCQWLPVITTICAFVLLFSMGTWQVFRLQWKQKLISQVQEQLHRPPLTTLPLHDAQLAGQLYREVLLTGTFSAEEFHVWMGTIIPGGKPGLDVLAPFKLEDGRWILIDRGWVVQSKMDAGKRAIPNPGQAYTVRGIVLEGEKKPMVAVGHQIDKNTWFWVDIPAMAKHSNKIFPPYYIREIKEADQQGEVDGYIKGDKEIRVRNDHLQYAITWYLLSAAVVIIFVVYRRQQAKQSNQPKS comes from the coding sequence ATGGTTAAGAATAAGCAATGTCAATGGCTGCCGGTAATCACCACAATCTGTGCGTTTGTTTTATTGTTTTCAATGGGCACATGGCAGGTATTTCGGCTGCAGTGGAAGCAAAAATTGATTTCACAGGTGCAGGAGCAGCTTCATCGGCCCCCACTCACTACATTACCCCTTCACGATGCACAATTAGCAGGTCAGCTTTATCGAGAAGTGTTGCTTACGGGCACTTTTTCCGCCGAAGAATTTCACGTCTGGATGGGGACCATTATTCCCGGAGGAAAACCTGGACTTGATGTATTGGCGCCTTTTAAGCTTGAAGATGGGCGGTGGATATTGATTGACAGAGGCTGGGTTGTGCAATCCAAAATGGATGCGGGAAAAAGAGCGATACCCAATCCAGGACAAGCTTATACGGTACGTGGGATTGTGTTAGAGGGTGAAAAAAAGCCAATGGTTGCGGTTGGCCATCAGATTGATAAGAACACATGGTTTTGGGTTGATATTCCTGCGATGGCAAAACATAGCAATAAAATATTCCCACCCTATTATATCCGCGAAATAAAGGAGGCCGATCAACAGGGGGAGGTTGATGGCTATATTAAAGGTGATAAAGAAATTCGCGTGCGTAATGATCATTTACAATATGCTATTACCTGGTATCTATTATCGGCTGCCGTGGTGATTATTTTTGTGGTTTATCGACGCCAGCAAGCTAAGCAATCCAATCAACCAAAATCGTAA